In Pirellulales bacterium, the genomic stretch AAAAATGGCGCGTGGATGTTGGTTTACTTCGAGTTCGCAGGCTTGGGCGGCATGCTTCTCACCGGCTGGCTCACGGACCGCGTCTGTGGCGGCCGGGCTGCGCCCATTTGTGTGGTCTGCATGTTGTTGGCCGGAGGAACCATCTTCCTGTTTTGGCGGGCGCCGCCGCAAGCCTTTTGGCTGAATACGGCACTGTTGATGTGTACCGGATTTTTCATCTACGGCCCACAGGCGCTGGCCGCAGTCATCGTAGTGAAATTGGCAACCAAACGGGCGGCGGCCACGGCAGTGGGATTGACGAGCATTTTTGGATACGCCAGCACGGTGCTTTCGGGGTTGGGATTAGGAGCGTTGGTGCAGCATTTAAATTGGAATTGGGCATTTGGCGAGCTGATCGCCTTCGCGGTGATTGGAGCCTTGTTGTTCACCGCGGCGCTGCCGGCTAATGTGAGGAACTATTCCGAGCCGGTTCCGGAATAAGCGGAGTGAATGGATGGACTGCAGCAGCCAGCGCGGAGAGAGGCGTCGGCGACGTCGCGGCGGGCCAGCTAAAACGCCGCCAGGGCGTCGGTTTCGTCGTCCTTGATGTCGAACAGCTTGTTCAACTTGGTGATGGCGAAGACTTCGTAGATTTCGGGCCGGATGTTGCTGAGCTTGAGACGGCCGCCGTTGGCCTTTACTTTTTTATCCAGCGTAATCAGTTTGCCCAAGGCGGCGCTCGATAGAAACTCCACATTGAAGAAATTCAGGAGTAGGTTCTTGCGTTTTTCGACTTCGACTAGCTTG encodes the following:
- a CDS encoding STAS domain-containing protein, whose product is MAGNRRIDVTQKGEVTVVRFIDRKILDEANIQELGVEMFKLVEVEKRKNLLLNFFNVEFLSSAALGKLITLDKKVKANGGRLKLSNIRPEIYEVFAITKLNKLFDIKDDETDALAAF